The DNA segment CCTATGAGCAAAAGGTTTACCGCGCGCCACTGGAACTTGCCCAGCAACGCCTCAAGCTCGCTAAAGGGCAAAGTCTTGAATTCTCAACCCCCTATGGCGGCCCTATTTATCTCTATATCAGCGGTGGCGAAGGTGCGCTCAGTGTTGATGTGCAAGCCAAGAATGTGGCAAAGCACCCCAGCATTATGGATTTTTCCAATCCTGCTGAAATCACGGCCTTTAACGATAAGATCCAAAATACTGAGCTACCCCATGTTGATCTTCGCACCGATGGCGCCGAGCAGCATTTGCGCCGTGACCGTTTTATGAATGCAATTGGCGGTAAGATCCCGGATGTCAATGCGTTGCTCAAGAGCATTGTCGAGGATCATATCAACAGCGTGTATACCCTTGCAGGGCTGAAAATCCAAGGGAAGAGCTTAAGTGAATCTCTCCCCTCGGATGTGCTTTCAAGCTGTCAGGCACTCTTTGGCGCAGACTGTACCGATGCCAGTTTGCATACCCGCAGCATCATCCAACACGCTAACTATGACCAAAACGCCCACTGCGGCTCGGGTTGTAGCGGTAATCCATGGGATGCGGCTTGGAATATTTCGCCAACGGGTTGGGGAGATAACCACGAACTCGGCCACAATCTGCAAACCAACCGCCTGAACGTGCAATACGCTACTGCTGCCAATCGCGATAATTGGGCTGGCTATGGCAGCCGCGCGGGGGAAAACTCCAACAATATTTTCCCCTATGTGGTGTTGTGGAAGACCCATTATCTGCGTGACGGCAACACGAGCAGCATCACCGATGGTCATATGAATCACAAAGATCTCTTCTATGTGTTTATGTCCGATGCAGCAGGCACCACGGATACCAGTGGCAAACGCGTGGTCTTTGGTGCTAACTGCAAAGTGCTCGATGTGGGCGAAGACAGATACACAGCCCCTTGGGCCAGCAATGCCTATGCGATACATAACGGCTATCGCATGGCCTTTTACATCCAAATGGCGCTAAAAGCCCATGGTATGACGCTTAACGACGGTACCAGCCTAAGCAATGGCTTCAATATCTTCACCCTGCTGTACCAACACAGCCGCATCTTTGGTAAATATGCAAATAATGCCAGCGACTGGGAGGCTAACCGCAGCAAACTCGGCTTTGAACTCTTCCCATACGAGGGCCATAGCGTTTACGGCGGCAAAACGGTGAGGGATATTCCGGGCAATGACTTTATGCTTGTGTCCCTGAGTAAGCTCACAGGAAAAGATTGGCGCAGCCATTTTGATATGTTGGGCCTGCGTTACTCAAACCTCGCCGCGGCGCAGGTGACGGTAAACGCCAGCCAAGGTGCGGTCCCTATGGGTATGTATGAGCTTGAAACCGATTTACCACCAGCAAATATGAGCCAAGGCTTAACCTTTATCCCTCTGTCAGTTAGCGATGGCAGCACTCTGTGGAAAGGCACAGGCTCACCTAGCCAATGCGCTAAACCTTAATGGGTCATAGATGTCGATAGCCTCAACCTAATCCCAATAAACCTCGCTTATGCGGGGTTTATTTTTGCCACAAAGCGTGAGCTAACGCACACAAGTCCCCGTTTGGCAGGCGCACTATCTAGACCCAACAAAAATATCAGGGCTTATTTATGGGATATTCAATCAAAGACATTATTTATCAAGGGGAAAAGTCTGGCGTGCACAATTGGCAGACGCTATCGGGACAGAATTTTTACTGGCATCCAGACTGGTTACATATCGCAGAGGATCTCACCGGCCACAAGGCCACCGCCCATATTCAGGCCGATGGCGATAAGGCGACCCAAAGCGAGGCAGAGCAAGCTATTGTGAAACACCTTAATCGCGGCAAATAAGCATCAATGGCCCGACGCAATCGCCTTGCGGGCAATTTTATCGATTAATCCAGGTGCAATCAGCTTTAGCCAGCGCCCGAGTCGGCCACGTAGCGACGTAATAAGCTGCCGACCTCGGGTCGCTATCACAGGGAGCATCATGTTCGCACATTGCTCGGCGGTGATAATTTTGGCTTCTTGCATTGGGGATTTCCCAAGCGGCTTACCCTCGCCATCGAGGGCACGCTTATGAATTTGTGATACGACAAAATCGGGACAAATTACAGTCACGGCCACATTATCATCCGCCAGTTCAATCCGTAGCGAATCAAAAAAGCCGATAACTGCATGCTTAGAGGCAGCATAGCCACTTCGCGTCGGCACGCCCGTTAACCCTGCTACCGAGGCCACAACCACCACCTGACCTTGGCTCGACTTTAAATAGGGTAAGGCGGCATGAGTTAAATACGCTGGCCCTAAGTAGTTGACTCGCATGATATCTTCCAGCACAGACAACTGATTAAGCTCATCGAAACGCGACCACATAGTCATACCCGCGTTATTCACTAGAATATCGAGGCGACCATAATGGGCAATCGTGGCTTGAATTAAGGCTTCGCATTGGGAGGCGCTACTGACATCGGCGGCAAATACAAAGGGAGTCGGACCATAGTTCGCGATTTCGAGGGCAAGGGAGGCTAAACGTGTTTCATTGCGGGCACTGAGCACCAGTTGGCAACCCACCCGTGCCATGGCGATGGCCAGCGCACGGCCTATTCCCTCCGAAGCGCCCGTAATAATGACCACTTTACCCGTCAGTCCATCCATAACCATTCCCTTGTTACCAATGTGTTAATTATGCTCCGAAGTAAATTGGCATAATCATCTTAAAAGCGCAATCCCCTATGCGCGTTGTGCGTGCGGCACGCCAAGCGGCTCGCAATAACTGCTCAGGGGTTGCGGTCGTCCTATCGCATAACCTTGCGCGTAATTAATCCCAATCGCCTGTAATCTATCGATAATGTCTTGGTTTTCGACAAACTCAGCCACAGTCTCAATCCCCATGACGCGACATACGTCCTGAATCGATTTGACGATGGCGTAATCCTTGGCGTTGACCGCAAGGTTCTTCACGAAGCAGCCGTCAATTTTGACATAGTCCACCGGCAGTTCACGCAGATAACCATAGGACGCAAAGCCACTACCAAAATCATCCAACGCAAAAGAAAACCCGAGTTTACGCAGCTGCCGGAGCATTTCCATGCCGCGGTGACGATTTTGAATCGCCGTGGTTTCGGTGATTTCAAAGCACACACATTGGCTTGGGATTTCAAAAATCTGTTGCTGCAAAGCAATATATTCCACCATGCCTTCGGCACCTAAGCTATTGCCTGAAAGGTTGATTGAAATACAGTGATCCGGCCACAACTGTGGATTTAAGGATAGCCATAAGAAGGCCTTACGTATCACTTCCTTATCAATTTCAGGCATGAGCTTAAAACGCTCCGCCGCTGCGATAAACTGTGCTGGCGCTAAAATACGGCCGCAGGGTTCTTGGATCCTGAGCAGAATTTCCATCCGTTGCCGTTTAGAACTCGCCCCTAAACCGCGGATCGGTTGGTAGTAGAGCAACAGTTCATTTTCC comes from the Shewanella seohaensis genome and includes:
- a CDS encoding SDR family oxidoreductase, which translates into the protein MDGLTGKVVIITGASEGIGRALAIAMARVGCQLVLSARNETRLASLALEIANYGPTPFVFAADVSSASQCEALIQATIAHYGRLDILVNNAGMTMWSRFDELNQLSVLEDIMRVNYLGPAYLTHAALPYLKSSQGQVVVVASVAGLTGVPTRSGYAASKHAVIGFFDSLRIELADDNVAVTVICPDFVVSQIHKRALDGEGKPLGKSPMQEAKIITAEQCANMMLPVIATRGRQLITSLRGRLGRWLKLIAPGLIDKIARKAIASGH